In the Pan paniscus chromosome 19, NHGRI_mPanPan1-v2.0_pri, whole genome shotgun sequence genome, ccctgctccctcctttccctccctcctgtccatccttccttccttccttctctctgtctttctgtttttctttccctcttttctctttccttctcctctcatCTTCtgtcccttctcttcctctgcttcctctcttcctcttcttctttctcctagAGCTTGTGGCTGTCCATCCTATTTAAGTAGCAAATATTTGACTTGAGTGGAGCTAGCTGTAGATCGTAGACAAGTTTTCATGACTGCACCCATATATCTTGGATGTTAGTGTGCTTAGATCAATTTCTATCTGTCAAAATCTGCATCTCTCTGCCTAAGGGCTCTTGTATTGCAGCTGCAGAAAGTCATGCCACCTGTGAATGCAACACAGAGAAAAACACTCAACCAATGATTCTGGAGAGCTGATTTATAAAGACTCTAACTTCCTCATTCCTGAAATAGGATAATTCCAGCTATGTGTTTTTCATCATTTCTGATAATTTTCACTTTAGTTTAAGCTTTAGTTGGTGACTGTGATACTGATTTAATAGTGTACCCTTTTCTGTATCACTTCCCCAATCCCTACCAGTATGATCTGCACTTCCCAGTAAACTAGTTtcagtggaattttttttcagagtctcttCTGGGAGAAACTCATCTATTACTATACATTAACTCAGCCTCAAATTTTTCACCTCTACAAGGGGAAAATTAATACCTATTTTGAAAGTTTGttaaatagttaataataatgtacacAAAGCATTTATCTAGTACCCATCATAGAGCAGGCAACACAGAATTAGTGTTTTTTGTTCAGAAAATTCCCAAGTTTTATGTTGAAGATaagaatatttttgtaataattaaATAGATCAACTAAATACGTTTTTTTCTAGctgtattgaggtataattgacaaacaaaaattgtgtaCATTTCAGGTATACAAGGTGATGCTCtgatatatatattcattgtgaATAACATATTTATTAGGTCACTTAGTtaccatttcctttttatttttctggtgtgaacatttaagatctacctTCTCAGTAAATTTCAGGTATATGATAAAGTGTTTTTAACTATAGTCATATTACTGTACATTAGACCTACTGAACTTATTCATCTTTCATAACTGATGCTAGTCAAAGAGAATGTCCTAGTTTTCATCTCCTTTACTTCATCCCTGAACGATGATGACAGTAAGTGGCTGTTGTCTCTTAGCCAAGTCTTCAGAGCATTCTAGATTCACAGTCTCAGAAGTTGGCATCTGTCATGGAAATCCACATTGTTAGCTCATCAGAGGTATTTCTACCACTCCCCTGTTGGTAGGAGGCCCCAAGAAGGTGCCCCAGGTCCCCGACTTTTCAATTTCTCTCAGAGCCAGCATCAATCAATCCTTTCATGAGTGAATGGTTATCTTACATCAGTTCAGGACCCGAAGCACCAACCTCTGTCTATTATGTCTTCTATGAATGCACAAGTTCTACCTTGCTCCTTTCTTACATTCTTCTGATTTCCGTGGAAACagaagtttttcatttctttagattCTTCATATTGGCCTCACAAAATGTGGAAGGTTGTTTTATTCCCTTCCTTAGCTCAGAGATTATGGGTTGTGCCAAGTCTTACATGCCCATTGCATAGTTTCTCAATTCCCAGCTTTGTTCTTACATAATTTTACTCATAACACTTCAAGTAGGGGACAAATTGTCTTAACGTGGCATAATGTATGGTCTGTATTTTACAAGGAATAACTTAGTTTCATTTACTTTGTCAATAGGTATTCAGGAGACCGATGCTGTATAAGAATTTTATTTACATCACACTGAGAATAAGTTTCTTCAGATGAGGCTCCGTCTCCTGAGTCCACAATAAATTCTCAAGCATTTTTTGATGCatatgaatggaatgaatggctGGTCAGAGGCTCAGACAAAAAGATCTCTGCATTTGGGGCAGCCGTTAAAGGCATATCATGCAGCCTTTGCTCACTGAGGTGTGGGGAACTACTTcgggatttttttgtgtgtgaacaaAAGTGTTATCTGCAAATATGTCAGATTATTCCTCTCATTGTTAAATAAACTCAAGTACATGTCTTGCTAGTGCTGACTTCCAGTGTCATTTCTACTATATTGGGAGTTAAATGTAAGTGTCCTTAGGCAGAAAGAGAGGACCTCACCCTTGACCAGAGTCTGCCCTTTACTAGCTACATAACATCACACATTAAATTGTTCTCAGCTGAAAAAATGGAGTTAATAATACACGATCATCTGTTTTGAGAATCAAATTGGATAATACCTATGGTAtgtgatatgtgtgtatatcCCATATCAGGAATgctttcaaataaaacaaaacactataTGAGATGAAGATGGTTCAGAGTTTATTCAGAAACATATAGGTAAGAATCTCTGCTACCAGGGACATAACCCAAAGTTATcgtgaaaagaagaaagaaggatacAAAAACCATGAGAAGgatattgaaaatgaaaatatgattgCAAAGATTATTGATCAGTTGCAGAAACCTAAATTCCTTAGAAGCAAAGAATGAAGCTCTTGATTTTTGAGTCAAAGCTGAGATCATGACTCCAAATTGAGAACAGACGAAGCTGGCACATGATCCACAAGGTGTAAGGAAAAAGGGAATGAGGATGAAGTATTCTGCCATCCCTCAAGCAGATTCCCAAGATTTTAAACATGTAGAGAATTCATAAAAATTTGGGTGAAAGCATGGTGGCTGTCAGCAGCAAAGTAAATTAGTCCCTCAAAAGATAAATCAGTTGAGCTGAAGGTTGTTGTGTGAGGATGGTAGTTCTCTTAGGAGTTGATCAGCAGCAAGAAGGCTGGCAGCAGCTGGACACACAGGTGGGCTGGAAGCAAGTGGTCCTGCAGCAGGTGGTCTCACAGCAGGCTGGGTGGCAGCAGGGCTGGCAGCAGTTGGAGTCACAGCTCTGGTTTAGGCAACCAGGCAGACAGACACTTGTGGGGTGGTAGCAGGTTCTTCTGCAGTACACAGGTGCACAGGAGCTGCTCTGACCACAGCTGGACCCACAGCATGTGGGCTGGCAGCAGGGTGTGCTGCAGCAGGAAGGCTGGCAGCAGCTGGTCACACAGACGGGCTGGCAGCAGGTGGTCCTACAGCAGGTGTTTTGACAGCAAGTtgggtggcagcaaggctggcaGCAGCTGGAAACACAGCAGGAGGGCTGGCAACAGGGTGTGCTGCTGCAGGTGGTCACAGTGGTGGGCTGCCAGCAGGTGGTCCTGCAGCAGGTAGGCTGACAGCAAGGGGAGCAACAGTGGGTCATGGTGTCAGGGATGGAGGGTGGGCTTCTGTTAAGAGGTGAGTTTCCCAAAATCTGATGACCCCTTGCAATCTGGACCTTTTATACACCTGGCCTCCAAATTTTCCACCAATCAGCAGGACTTTTCCTTGTTGCTGTTTACAATGTTTTCCACAGTCCATTTGGGATTGTCAAAGGGGAAGTTGTTACTGAAATCTTATGAACCTTTTAAACTAAGGGTTTAATCTGTTTCTTAATTGTGAGTTACTCATAGAAAGTTTGTTTCAGATAAAAGGAAGCCCGTCTCATCATCAGCATCATTCCTGCTCTGACCATCATCTGGTCATGTGATAGTTCCTGGTGATCCGGGAGGCAGATAGTTCTCTCTGTCCAGCCTCATGTTTGGCTGTATGTAGACTGGGAAGTGTCAGTGGGGAGAAGCATGATGCTGATATATTTACAGTGACAAAATGAATCCATGCCTGGGCCCAAGACTATTCACCCACCAAATTCTGACTCAAGACTAACAGGCATCTCTCTGTGCCACCCACATCATCTGTGTCTTTCAGTTCTTTGAATGTCACTTGGGAAGACGGTGACTGGCACAGTGTGTTCCATGTGGCAGAGCAGATCGAGAACAGGTGGATGCAGAGAAATCCGCTGAGATTTAGACAGCATCAAGCAATGTATGCCCTAGGACGACCATTCATTCTGACTTGTCTGGGAGTGTGGGGATTTCCAGGATGAGAATGGAGGACTTTCTATCACATAACTGCTTGAGATTCAGGCCAACCAGCATGTgctctggctctagccctaaacctAGTTACTAGCAGTAACTAGAAGTAAGCCTTGAGATTCAGGCCAACCAGCATGTGCtgtggctctagccctaaacctAGTTACTAGCAGTAACTAGAAGAAGAAGTAAGTAGAAgtaatttcttctatttcttttcaatGAAGGGATTAGATGAGTTGAGATGATACCTGATTCATCGTGGAGTTCTaacatgtttaaaacattttctaggtATATCATTCACTTGAGAAGAATGCAAATTATTAATTTCCAACCTGATATAGTATTACATTGTAAATACATCTATGTCCCCATTACCAGGTTAGGAAATAGAAATTAATGCCATTCTCTCCCAATTATATCTGCTTACTCATTTCCAAACAGCTAATCACTCTATCAAGTTATAATCCAGTAGATgactttggctttttaaaattttcacgtgaataaaaattatagtatttgcttctctatttctttgttaTAATCAAAAGGAATCGTTATCACCTAGTCATTTTGGACTCTTCCCGTCAGCAGAGCAGCAGACAGAGGAAGGAGTTACTATTTGGTGAGGGGTAATTATCTTTAAGCCATATAGTGTAGCAGAATATATCTATAGCTCAGGATACTTAGTAAGCATATTAACTTACCAGCACTGCCATAATAAATTACTGTAAACCAAGTGGCTTAAATTTATCTTTTCACAGTTCAGAAATTAAGGTTTTGGCAATGTTGTTTTCATCTGAAGCCTGTGAGGGAAGTACATGTTCCAGGTCTCTCTCCTTGACTTGTTGATGTCTATCATTTCCATGTGTGTTTGACATAATTTTTCTGTTATATGCATGCTGGTCTCTGAATTTCCCCCTTTTGTATAGACATCAGTCATATTTAATCAGAGGCCTAATTGTTTCCAATATGACCTTGCCTTATCACATAACACTTTAAATGATTCTATTTGAATATGAGTTTTGGGGGACACAAATTAACCCATAACACTGGAGAATCTCATAGTGTGTCCATGTCCAGTGATAACCACAAATCAGTAAGAACAGCAATCACAGTGGACAGTGGTATAGTAACTAGAGGCTCAGACAATTTAGGAAGGAAGTTATCCAGGCAGTTATCAGGCAGTTATCCAGACCAAGAAGACTGCTGGCCAGCGGTGAAGGGAGAATAGAACTGGTGGTAATTAACGGAGACTGTGAATCTCAGGTGCACTGTACTATAGCAGCAGTAAGTGTAGCTTATTTCATTGGCCTTCATTTTACATCTcacttcctctcctttcttttcatttccttcttctctctccttcctcttccttccttccttcgttccttccttcctttcttctcctttctttctttctctttctttctttctttcctctctctttctttctttctctctctctctcccttccttccttctttttctctttctctctctctctttctttctttctttcttcctttcttttgtccTCCACTCATCTTCTGTCCCTTCTCTTACTCCTCTTTCtcacctcctcttcttccttcttctagaTCTTGTGGCTGTCCATCACATTTAAGTAGCAAAGGTTTTACTTGAGTGGAGCTAATTGTAGATCATAGGTAAGTTTTCATGACTGCACCCATATATATTAGATCTTAGTGTGCTTGGACTAATTTCCATCTGTTAGAATCTGCATCTCTGTGCCTAAGAGCTCTTGTATTGCTGCTGTAAGAAGTCATGTCACCTGTGAATGCAACACAGAGAAAAACTCTCAACCAATGATTCTGGAGAGCTGATTTATAAAGACTCTAGCTTCCTCATTCCTGAAGTAGGATAACTCTAGCTGTGTgtttttttgtcatttctgatagTTTTCCCTTTAGTTTAAGCTTTAGTTGGTGACTGTGATACTGACTTGATAGTGTACCCTTTTCTGTATCACTTCCCCAATCCTACCAGTGTGATCTGCACTTCCGAATAAACTAGTTTCACTGGAATGCTTTCCTCAGAGTCTCTTCTGGGAGAAACTAATCTATGACAATACACTAACTCTCTCAGCCTCAATTTTTTCATCTCTACAAAGGGAACATTAATACCTGTTTTGAAAGTTTGTTAAAGAATTAAtaatagccgggtgcagtggctcacgcctgtaatccaagcattttgggaggccgaggcgggcggatcacaaggtcaggagatcgagagcatcctggctaaaacgttgaaaccctgtctctaccaaaaatacataaaattagccgggcgtggtggcacgtgcttgtagtcccagctactcaggaggctgaggcaggagaatggcatgaaccagggaggcagagcttgcagtgagtcaagattgcaccactgcaccccagcctgggcgacagagcaagactccatctcaaaaaaaaaaaaaaaagaattaataataatgtacacAAAGCATTTAGCCAATATGTCTCCTATAGCAGGCAGCCCAGAATTAGTGTTTTTGTTcagaaaatttctaattttaatgttgaagataagaatatttttgtaataattaaCCAGATCAACCAAATACTTTTTCGAGCTGTATTGAGgtgtaattgacaaataaaaattgtgtctATTTCAGGTATAGAAGGTGATGCTCTAATATATATATCCATTGTGAATAACATGTTTATTAGCCCACGTAGTtaccatttcctttttatttttgtggtgtgAACATACAAGATCTAACCTCTTGGCAAATTTCAGGTGTATGATACAGTGTTTACAACTATAGTGACACTACTGTACAGTAGACATGCTGAACTTATTCACCTTTCATAACTGATGCTAGTCAAAAGGAATGTCCTAGTTTTCATGTCCTTTACTTCATCCCTGAACGATGATCACAGTAAGCGGCCTTCATCCCTCAGCCGAGTCTTCAGAGCATTCTAGATTCACAGTCTCAGAAGTTGGCATCTGTCATGGAAATCTACATTGTTAGCTCATCAGAGGTGTTTCTACCACTCCCATGCTGGTAGGAGGTCCCAAGAAGGTGATCCAGGTCCCCAAACTTTGTATTTCTGTCAGAGCCAGTATCAATTGATCTTTCCCTGAGTGAATGCTTAGCTTGCACCAGTTCAGAACCAAAAGCACCAACCTCTGTCTATAATGACTTCTATGAATGCACATGTTCTACTTTGCTCCTTTCTTACATTCTTCTGATTTCCCTGCAAACACCGTTTTCAGTTTCTTTAGATGCCTCATATTGGTCTTACAAAATTCAGAAGGTTCTTTCATTCCCTTCCTTGGTTTAGAGATTATGTATTGTGCCACGTCTTACATACCCATTGCATACTTTCTCAATTCCCAGCTTAATTCCTTACTTAATTTTCCTCATAACATTTCGATTAGGGGACAAATTCTCTTAATGTGGCATAAGGTGTGGTCTGTATTTTACAAGGAATAACTTAGTTTCATTGACTTTGTCAACAGGTATTCAGGAGGGGGAGGCCGTGTAAGAATTTTATTTACATCATACTGAGAATAAGTCACTTCAGATGAGACTCTCTCTTATGATGATATGATGAATTCTCAAGCATCTTTTTGATGCGTATGAGTTGAATGATTGGCTGGTCAGAGGCTGAGACAAAAAGATCCCTGCATTCAGGGCAGCCATTAAATGCAGTCCCTGCTGCCATGTCGTGCAGCTGTTGCTCACTGAGGTGtgggaaaaaataatttgggatttttttgtgaataaaaatattatctgcAAATATGAGAGATTATTTCTCTCATTGTTAAATAAACTCAAGTGCATGTCTTGCTAGTGCTGACTTCCAATGTCATTTCTACTATGTTGAGAGTTAAATGTAAGTGTCCTTTGGCAGAAAGAGAGGACCTCAGCTTGGATCAGAATCTGTCCTTTATTAGCTACATAACatcacatattaattttttttcaggtgaAAAATGAAGGTAATAATACATTACCACCTGTTTTGAGAATCAAATTGGATAATACCTATGGTATGTGATATGTGTGTAAATCCCATATCAGGAGTgctttcaaataaaacaaaacaccatatGAGATGAGGATGGTTCAGAATTTATTCAGAAACATATAGGTAAGGATCTCTGCTACCAGGGACACAACCCAAATTTATcatgaaaagaagaaggaaggataCAAGAACCATGAGGAggatattgaaaacaaaaaaaaagattgcaaagATCATCGATCAGTTGCAGAAACCTAAATTCCTTAGAAGCAGGGAATGAAGCTCTTGACTTTAGAGTCAAAGCTGAGACCATGACTCAAACTTGAGAACAGATGAAGCTGGCACATGATCCACAAGGTGTAAGGAAAAAGAGAATCAGGATGAAGTATTC is a window encoding:
- the LOC117976483 gene encoding keratin-associated protein 9-3; protein product: MTHCCSPCCQPTCCRTTCWQPTTVTTCSSTPCCQPSCCVSSCCQPCCHPTCCQNTCCRTTCCQPVCVTSCCQPSCCSTPCCQPTCCGSSCGQSSSCAPVYCRRTCYHPTSVCLPGCLNQSCDSNCCQPCCHPACCETTCCRTTCFQPTCVSSCCQPSCC